The sequence attagatACTATAATTCAATTTAATCAAATCGTACTAAAAATctcattaaatacatatatttaaaaagcTTATAATTATTAACTTAGCTAAGACTTATTGTGGTGTAtttaaatgtttgaatttggtaaaggggcttataaaaaataagagactcttttattttttttaggtaaaggttaataatttgtatttattataatatagaagtatttttttattttcaaaaaaataaaaatgataaaatttagagataaGCGgtaactataattttttttttttttttgaacatgtATTTGAAAGTAGTGTAGTGATATAGAGAAAAGTTTGGGtaggaaaaataagatgaaCATGAGGGGAAAGaaggctaaattttaggagttctcttagtttttaattttttaaattgggggtgttttacttttattcggatgaattaagaataaaaaatgctaaattttagggaataaaaagatgaacaagaaggggaaaaaatcttaaattttaggagttcttttttttaatccaaaataaaatttgttatttgacatttatgatcCTATTTTTAAGAGAAGTTACATTTcattaatgagaatatttttgaatcacataaatgtccaattcaaaaaaaatgaatcctcttatatatatagtatagatagaCATAGATAATAAAGTATAAACTTTTGTGTCTATCCATCtagcaaaataataaagcatgcATCTATTGAAAGACAATTTATGTACATGTAAGGTGTAATCATATTTTAGAGACCATATATTTCCGGTACATTAAAAATTAACCTTTTCAATTGACTAAGGGTGTGGGTCATGTCATGGTAaccacttttttaaatttttggtatCCTAAAACTTCAAAAACCTGGAATGGACATGTGTCCACCATGAAATTAAAGTCTAACCAGggaattaaactttaatttcgGTGCTAGCATTGAATCCATACATGTCCACCATTTTCCTGGCACTATAGTACctaaaaacgccactatagccTGTTTGGGCTATAGCGGCATTTTCTATTGTGGTGGTTACAAACGTCACTATTGTAAGACGAGGGCCTGTGCTGGTGTTcataaaacgccactataggccctttaaaaataaaaaaataaaaaatcgaattttttaaaagagtaacaTATTCCTAGAATATTCGGttataaaagtataaaataaaatgacctatagtggtgttttatGAACGCCACTATAAGTCCTTTTAGACTCAAGACTtatagtggcatttttaaaACGCTACTATAAGCCCAATGTTATACCGCGGTTATTGATAAGTCTATAGCAATGTTTTTataaaatgccactatagggtatctatagtggcatttttcatgaacaCCACTGAGAAAAACGCCATTATAGGCAGCTTTTTTTATAGTGTTGTAACATTGGAAATCTCATCTTCAATATAAAGAAGAAATGTAAAGTAAATAGAAGGTGCCTGGAAGAGTTAAAAGATCAATAAAGAGTATAGAAGAAGTgatcaagaaaaaaattcaacaatataTACACAAACAATCTAAAGCTTCTAACCAAgtaattaaactttaatttcaTGTGTGCTAGTATGGGATCCATACTTATCCACCGTTCTCACTATAGCAAAAACGGTATCAATAGAAATCTCATCTTCGATATAAGGAGCAAATGTAATGCTCATAAAAGGTGCCTGGAAGAGATAAAGGAGTATAGAAGCTGGGATGCACGGACGTGGCAAAATGGCCACCGCATCCACGTCCAACGTGGCTTGACATGGCGATGTGCAAGGGATGCTGCTGCTTGCACATCAGTGAAGcgtccagtttttttttttttttttcgtttttcgACTTGTATCGACTCAGGCTGACTCGCATCGATTTTTGGGCCGAATCAGTCCGTATTGGCCAAAACTACCGATACATgccaatattaaaaaaaaaaggtgcaaaacgCACCGTTTTGGACGAAATAACAAAACCCTAACTAATCTAACCCGATTCATTCTTCTCATCTTCAGCTCTCTCTCAATCGTCTCTGTGCTCTCTGTCTCTATACATTCCTTTCTCTCTGCCATGCCCACTCATCTTGTACCCACCAAAAGGAATTGCAGCATCAAATACATCATAGCAGTTCACCCATACTGTCCCAACTCGTAATGCACGTGTTAATGTGTTAATAGTGTCTATGTTCTTCGAAAAGATCCCAGCAGCAAGCCCATAGTGCGTGGCATTCGCTCTTCGAATCACCTCGTCAAGGTCCCTGAAATATTATAAATCCAAAGGTGCATTCAGTAGAGAGTTATTTAAAATTGCAAGTGTAAAAAAGGATTCGTTTCTCACTTGAATTTCAAGATGGTCTGCACTGGACCGAATATCTCGTCCTTTGCAATCAGCATGTCATCCTGATATAAATTAACAGTTAGTTGCCTACATAAACCATAGTATTTCAAAATCATCATGGTACAATGATGGTATAACTAAAAGGTACCTTAACGTTTGAGAACACTGTGGGCTTAATGTAATAGCCCTTGTCGCCAAGTCTTTCTCCCCCGCTTTCCAGGGTAGCTCCACATTCAACACCAGATTTTATGTATTTCAGAATTTTGTTAAATTGCTCCGTGTCAATCTGATTCATTTGAGTAAGCAACATTCAGTTTCATGTATCGCTAAAGATTGCAAACCAATTTATACTTGTAGTAAATAAAAGCAGCCAGAGACATAACTGATATTGTCCAAGAGTTTGTGAAGCTATATTACATGTAGAAAGTGAAAGTTATAAATGCAGATGAGGCTTCTCAAACAACATTCAACAATTTTGTAAGATAAGTGTCAAGCATACACAAATGTGACAGTAACATTTACTAATTCACATGAGGAATTGTTGTTGATTACCTGAGGACCTTGTTCAGTGCCCTCCTTGAATGGATCACCAACAGAACGCTTCAAAGCGCGCTGCTTTGCTTTCTctacaaactcatcatatataCTTTCATGTACAAATGTACGAGATCCAGCACAGCAGCATTGTCCCTTTGGATTGGAAAAAAATCATGATCAATAAATGAATTTTAACTTCCTTAGGACCAATCATAGTATCAAAACAATCCTATGGACAAACCTGATTAAAGAACAAAGCAAAGTGGGCAAGCTCCACTGCCTTATCTACATCAGCATCCTCACATACAATAAATGGTGATTTCCCTCCAAGTTCCAAAGTTACCGGCTTCATATTGCTTTTGGTTGCCAATTCAAGAACAATTTTTCCTGTCTCTCTTGATCCAGTGAAAGCAAGCTGTGCATAAGAAATTACTGAGAGTTCAGGAGGCATTCAAGCAATGACCAGAATATACAATATGAGAATGTGTTCTGGATTGTTAGTATTCCCCCTAATCATTTCAATATTT comes from Castanea sativa cultivar Marrone di Chiusa Pesio chromosome 3, ASM4071231v1 and encodes:
- the LOC142629091 gene encoding benzaldehyde dehydrogenase, mitochondrial-like, with translation MSEVPIKPSVQVKYTQLLIDGKFVDAASGKTFQTLDPRTGEVIANVAEGGAEDINRAVAAARKAFDEGPWPKMTAYERQKILLRFADLLEQHNDELAALEAWDSGKPYQQAATDEIPMVIRLMRYYAGWADEIHGLTVPANGPFHMQTLHEPIGVAGGIIPWNFPLLMFSWKVGPALACGNTIVLKPAEQTPLTALVAAKLLHEAGLPPGVLNVIPGYGPTAGAALASHMDVDKLAFTGSRETGKIVLELATKSNMKPVTLELGGKSPFIVCEDADVDKAVELAHFALFFNQGQCCCAGSRTFVHESIYDEFVEKAKQRALKRSVGDPFKEGTEQGPQIDTEQFNKILKYIKSGVECGATLESGGERLGDKGYYIKPTVFSNVKDDMLIAKDEIFGPVQTILKFKDLDEVIRRANATHYGLAAGIFSKNIDTINTLTRALRVGTVWVNCYDVFDAAIPFGGYKMSGHGREKGMYRDREHRDD